The genomic window TGCGAGAACCTCGTCCAGCGTGCGGTCCACGTCAGCATCGCGTTCGAAGGGCGTCCCGTAGATCATGTCCAGATTGACGTGTTCGAAACCCGCCGCAAGGGCCTCGCGGGCGGCGTCGAACGCGCGCCCCGGAGTGTGCTGGCGGCCCAAAATCTGCAATACCTTCGAGCTTGCAGATTGCATGCCTAAGGAGATCCTTGTGTACCCGGCGTCGCGCAGTTGCGCAAAAAACTCCGGGGAGGTGGACTCCGGGTTAGATTCGGTGGTGATTTCCGCCCCCGTCTGGATCCCCACTTCGCGCTCAATGGCGCGTAAAATCCGGATCAAGCCTTGGGCACCCAGCATAGAAGGCGTGCCGCCGCCGATAAAGATGCTGCTCACCGGCTCGGTTTCAGCCAAGGCGAGCTCACGCTCCAGAGCATCGAGGTATTCAGCAGGCGAAGAACTCGTGCCCAATTCGCCGGGCGTATAGGTGTTGAAATCGCAGTAGCCACAACGCGAGGCACAAAAAGGCACATGCACGTACAGGCCGAAGGGCTGACTAGCCAACCGACGCACCCGCGCCATTCAATTTGGCAGCAACGCGTGCGAGCACAGCGTCAATGCGAGCGCGCTCGGAAAGGAATTGTGGCGGGTGCGCACCGCGCATAGTGCGGGCATAGCCGGGGTGTTCGAGGGCGACGGCCTCACGCCACGCCTCCACCGTCTGCGACACCACCGCGTGCGCTCGGACATACAGGCGCGAAAGGTTCAGTGCTTGCAAATCACGAGCCCCGCGTTCAGTTTCGGCAAGCACCCATTCCACAGTGTGCTCAAGATTGATCAGCGTCTCCTCTGCCCTCGCGTCCAGGGACGAGGTGAGTTCGCGCACCACTACCGGGGATTGCTGGATGGGGTAGGCAGATCGAAGTGCTTTCGCGCTCAGAGCCGTAGGTGTTGAGACCTGCTGTTGCTGAGGCTGTGGCTGCGAAACATGCCCCGAGGCCACACCGGACACCAGCGCCTGCCGCAGCCCCAGCAGTTCTGCGGTGACGGTCCGAGCGTCATTGCGTGCGTCCGCAGCGATCTGTTCAAATTCGGCCACGCAGTCGTCGACAAGCTCAAGATCCCAGTCGCGGATGGATTCGATGATGTTCTCAATGTAGGTGGCCATCTCATCGCCGATGTTGAAAAGTTCTTGCGTGAGCTCACGGTGCCGCAAGGTGGCATCGTTAACCTGCATCCGCGTGGCCCTTTCAATAGAGAAGATCATCAAAAAATTGAGCGCGAGGGAAGCGCTGCAAGCAACCTTAAAGCTTGGATCGAGCCGAGCGCGTGCGCCACGCCCAGCAACGCGAAAACTCGCCCGCCTCAAGGGTGAGGAAGCAGGCGAGCAGGCGCGGCGGAAACAATATTAGCGCTGGTAGAGACGGTCGATGGCGTCTGAGTAGCGACGGGTCACAACGTTGCGCTTGACCTTCATCGTCGGGGTGAGCTCGTCGTCTTCCTCGGTGAGATCACGGTCGAGGATCACGAACTTCTTGATGGACTCAGCGTGCGAGACCATGGAGTTCGCGGAGTTCACCGCGTCTTGAACCTCGGCGCGCAGGAAAGGATCGTCGCTGAGATCGCGCACCGTCTTGGAATCGGGGATGTTCCGGTTGAGCTTCCAGCGGCGCAGCGCTTCTTCGTCCAAAGTGACCAACAGGCCAATGAAGGGCTTCCCGTCGCCCACCACCATCGCCTGGGAAATGAGCGGGTGCGCGCGGATGGCGTCTTCCATCGGCGCCGGGGACACATTCTTGCCGCCGGCGGTGACGATGAGCTCCTTCTTGCGGCCGGTGATCATCAGGTGGCCGGAATCGAGCAGTTCGCCCAAGTCGCCGGTGTTGAACCATTCACCTTCCATTGATTCCTTGGTGGCCTCCTCGTTCTTCCAGTAGCCATCGAAGAGGATGTTGCCCTTCACAAGGATCTCGCCCACATCGTTGATCTTGATGCTGGTGCCGCCAACGGGCAGGCCCACGGTGCCGATCTTCTGATCGTCGTAGGAGACGGTGGCGGCGGCGCAGGTTTCGGTGAGGCCGTAGCCTTCGTACACGGGCACGCCGATGCCTCGGTAAAAGTGCAAGAGGTCGGTGCTCATGGCGGAGCCACCGGAGATGCAGTATTTCACCGCGGAGCCCATGGCGGCGCGGATCTTGGAATACACCAACTTGTCAAAGGTCTTGTGCTTGAGCTGCAGTGCCCGCGAGGGCCCCTCGGCGGTATCGAGGGCGCGCGAGTATTCCTGCGCCACCTGCTCTGCCTGCTTGAACATCGCCGCCTTGAGCGGCCCGGCGGAGTTCGCGTTGGCGGCCGCGGAGTTGCGCACCTTCTCAAACACGCGCGGCACGCCCAGGATCATGTTGGGACGCGCACGTTGGAATTCCATGGCGATGGTGGAAAAGTCGGACCAGTGCGACTGCGTAGCCCCGCCGATGGCCACCGC from Corynebacterium gerontici includes these protein-coding regions:
- a CDS encoding AMP-dependent synthetase/ligase; this encodes MQEVSTKAEYTVGEHDTCLTALMTTAKARPYGVIFTRPKNYEWVNVTAAEFINEVFEVAKGFINAGVQQGDRIALLSSTRYEWALLDFAIWAAGAVSVPIYDSSSLKQIEWIIEDSGAVFAITETRDHTELMSHLVLQEDGEPALKGSPSQLRRILEINASAIETLKFEGRTVDSTEVDARIANTRSSDLASLVYTSGTTGRPKGCRLTHANWLSEAQALLTNSIGHIAVPGTRVLTFLPMAHVLARAVALAVAIGGATQSHWSDFSTIAMEFQRARPNMILGVPRVFEKVRNSAAANANSAGPLKAAMFKQAEQVAQEYSRALDTAEGPSRALQLKHKTFDKLVYSKIRAAMGSAVKYCISGGSAMSTDLLHFYRGIGVPVYEGYGLTETCAAATVSYDDQKIGTVGLPVGGTSIKINDVGEILVKGNILFDGYWKNEEATKESMEGEWFNTGDLGELLDSGHLMITGRKKELIVTAGGKNVSPAPMEDAIRAHPLISQAMVVGDGKPFIGLLVTLDEEALRRWKLNRNIPDSKTVRDLSDDPFLRAEVQDAVNSANSMVSHAESIKKFVILDRDLTEEDDELTPTMKVKRNVVTRRYSDAIDRLYQR